Proteins encoded together in one Lathyrus oleraceus cultivar Zhongwan6 chromosome 5, CAAS_Psat_ZW6_1.0, whole genome shotgun sequence window:
- the LOC127086979 gene encoding 14-3-3-like protein B: MASTKDRENFVYIAKLAEQAERYEEMVDSMKNVANLDVELTIEERNLLSVGYKNVIGARRASWRILSSIEQKEESKGNDVNAKRIKEYRHKVETELSNICIDVMRVIDEHLIPSAAAGESTVFYYKMKGDYYRYLAEFKTGNEKKEAGDQSMKAYESATTAAEAELPPTHPIRLGLALNFSVFYYEILNSPERACHLAKQAFDEAISELDTLNEESYKDSTLIMQLLRDNLTLWTSDIPEDGEDSQKANGTAKFGGGDDAE, encoded by the exons ATGGCTTCCACCAAGGATCGCGAGAACTTCGTCTACATCGCAAAGCTCGCTGAGCAAGCTGAACGATACGAAG AGATGGTGGATTCGATGAAGAATGTTGCAAATCTAGATGTTGAACTGACTATTGAAGAAAGGAATTTGCTTTCTGTTGGTTATAAGAACGTGATTGGTGCTCGCAGAGCGTCGTGGAGGATTTTGTCTTCCATTGAGCAAAAGGAAGAGTCAAAGGGAAATGATGTAAATGCGAAACGGATTAAGGAGTATAGGCATAAGGTTGAAACTGAGCTTTCAAACATCTGTATTGATGTTATGAGAGTGATTGATGAACACCTTATACCTTCAGCTGCAGCGGGTGAATCAACTGTGTTTTACTATAAGAT GAAAGGAGATTATTATCGTTACCTTGCGGAATTTAAGACAGGCAATGAGAAGAAGGAGGCTGGTGATCAGTCGATGAAGGCATACGAG TCTGCTACCACTGCAGCAGAGGCTGAATTACCCCCTACTCATCCCATTCGATTGGGTCTGGCTTTGAATTTCTCAGTTTTCTATTATGAGATCTTGAATTCACCAGAAAG AGCCTGCCATCTTGCAAAGCAGGCATTTGATGAAGCTATTTCAGAGCTTGACACCTTGAATGAGGAGTCCTACAAAGATAGTACATTGATCATGCAACTTCTCAGGGACAACCTGACTCTCTGGACTTCTGACATCCCAGAAGATGGAG AAGATTCCCAGAAAGCGAATGGCACTGCCAAGTTTGGTGGAGGTGATGATGCAGAG TGA
- the LOC127083445 gene encoding alpha-(1,4)-fucosyltransferase, with product MLLVPPKPINTITITIMLAFTFFLIFFSSGFLHFPSVSPSLPPIHHSFTLPSINSSSDPFTDLLSSFRKWDSRVGCDKFREKTNGVLLNHSKVVSLQEFGGGCGGFELNHVSVLVKGWTWIPDNLDNLYSCRCGLSCLWTKSNVLADKPDALLFETSTPPIQRRVGEPLRAYMDLEAGRKRSGREDIYISYHAEDDVQSTYAGSLFHNGRNYHVSNTKNSDILVYWSSSRCLPQRNELAKKLLGLLPSHSFGKCLNNVGGLDMALSFFPKCENDANTKPKWWDHLHCAMSHYKFVLAIENTFIESYVTEKLYYALDSGAVPIYFGAPNVMDFVPPHSIIDGREFKSLEELATYVKAVANDPIAYAEYHAWRRCGVMGNYAKTRSMSLDTLSCRLCEAVSRKGGRSARS from the exons ATGCTACTAGTTCCTCCCAAACCCATCAACACGATCACAATCACCATCATGCTAGCCTTCACcttcttcctcatcttcttctCCTCCGGTTTCCTCCATTTCCCTTCCGTTTCACCTTCTCTCCCACCCATCCACCACTCCTTCACGCTCCCTTCCATCAATTCCTCTTCCGACCCCTTCACCGATCTGCTTTCTTCCTTCAGGAAATGGGACTCGCGAGTGGGTTGTGATAAATTCAGAGAGAAAACAAATGGAGTTTTGTTGAATCACTCAAAGGTTGTTTCTTTGCAAGAGTTTGGTGGTGGGTGTGGGGGGTTTGAACTTAATCATGTTAGTGTTTTGGTTAAAGGGTGGACTTGGATTCCTGATAATTTGGATAATTTGTATTCTTGTCGTTGTGGGTTGAGCTGTTTGTGGACCAAATCCAATGTTCTTGCTGATAAACCTGATGCTTTGTTGTTTGAAACTTCTACGCCTCCAATTCAG AGACGTGTGGGAGAACCGCTTCGTGCGTACATGGATCTCGAAGCTGGTCGAAAGAGATCAGGCCGAGAGGATATATACATTAGTTACCACGCTGAAGATGATGTACAGTCAACCTATGCCGGTTCCCTGTTTCACAATGGACGAAACTATCACGTCTCTAATACTAAAAACAGT GATATACTTGTTTATTGGTCTTCATCGCGGTGTCTTCCTCAAAGAAATGAACTTGCCAAGAAACTCCTCGGCTTGCTACCTAGCCATTCATTTGGCAAGTGCCTAAACAATGTCGGTGGTCTAGACATGGCTCTTTCGTTCTTTCCGAAGTGTGAAAACGATGCAAATACTAAACCAAAATGGTGGGATCATTTACATTGTGCCATGTCTCATTACAAGTTTGTTCTTGCAATCGAGAACACTTTCATCGAGAGCTACGTGACAGAGAAGTTATATTATGCATTGGACTCGGGTGCTGTTCCTATATATTTTGGTGCACCAAATGTCATGGATTTTGTTCCTCCACATTCAATAATCGATGGTAGAGAATTCAAATCATTGGAAGAACTGGCTACATACGTAAAGGCTGTAGCTAATGACCCAATAGCCTATGCAGAATACCATGCATGGAGAAGGTGTGGTGTAATGGGTAACTATGCGAAAACACGATCTATGAGCCTTGACACATTGTCGTGCCGGTTATGTGAGGCTGTTAGCAGAAAAGGTGGAAGAAGTGCGAGAAGCTAG